One window of Microcoleus vaginatus PCC 9802 genomic DNA carries:
- a CDS encoding hybrid sensor histidine kinase/response regulator: MWIKILLVEDNPADADLLAELLEVSVGVEWELVSVEFLHEAIAQLCKQPFDVVLLDLSLPDSRGLETLTRLREVAPDVPMVVMTGLDDEAIALESVRLGAQDYIVKGQITTQLLVRTIRYAIERSQTFQMLRESERRFRAIFDSSFQLTKLLTPEGIVLEVNETTLDFAGLRSEGIVGRPMWEMAIWAQSPQVSEQLQCAIGKASRGEFFRSEIDLLGKSGQIMTVDFSLKPVKNETGQVLLLIAEARDISDRKRAEAEILKALAREKELSELRAKFVTMVSHEFRTPLTTIQFSAGLLQDYSSQWSQDKKSTHFVRIQLAIKRMTELLEDILVIGKIEANTLQFQPVSLNLEKFCRQLVEEQQLNDSNQHPIAFQYEGGNCEAQMDEKLLQQILGNVLSNAIKYSPVGSTVSLHLNCQNQEAVFQVQDQGIGIPQADRERILETFYRATNVGTISGTGLGLAIVKRAVELHAGQLAIDSQEGKGTTFTITLPLICPPNQ; encoded by the coding sequence ATGTGGATTAAAATTCTGTTAGTAGAAGACAATCCTGCTGATGCTGATTTGCTTGCAGAACTGTTAGAAGTATCTGTGGGTGTCGAGTGGGAACTGGTGTCTGTTGAGTTCCTGCATGAGGCGATCGCACAACTGTGTAAACAACCCTTTGATGTAGTTTTGCTCGACCTTTCTTTGCCCGACAGTCGCGGTTTGGAAACGCTAACTCGCCTGCGAGAAGTTGCTCCGGATGTGCCAATGGTGGTAATGACAGGCTTGGACGATGAGGCGATCGCCCTCGAATCAGTTCGCTTGGGAGCTCAAGACTATATTGTTAAAGGTCAAATTACTACTCAATTATTAGTGCGGACGATCCGCTACGCGATCGAACGCTCTCAAACCTTTCAAATGCTGCGGGAAAGCGAGCGCCGCTTTCGGGCGATTTTTGACTCATCATTTCAGCTAACCAAGCTGCTGACTCCCGAAGGAATTGTGCTGGAAGTGAACGAGACAACCCTCGATTTTGCCGGATTGCGATCGGAGGGTATTGTGGGCCGCCCGATGTGGGAAATGGCGATTTGGGCCCAGTCGCCACAGGTTTCCGAACAATTGCAATGCGCGATCGGCAAAGCAAGTCGTGGCGAGTTTTTCCGCAGCGAAATCGACTTGTTAGGCAAAAGTGGCCAAATTATGACCGTTGATTTCTCACTGAAACCTGTTAAAAATGAAACAGGACAAGTTTTGCTGCTGATTGCGGAAGCCCGTGACATTAGCGATCGTAAACGAGCAGAAGCGGAAATTCTCAAAGCCCTCGCACGAGAAAAGGAACTTTCAGAACTGCGAGCTAAATTTGTCACAATGGTTTCCCACGAGTTCCGCACACCTTTGACAACCATCCAATTTTCCGCTGGATTGCTGCAAGATTACAGTTCTCAGTGGTCCCAAGATAAAAAATCTACTCATTTTGTGCGGATTCAATTAGCAATTAAACGCATGACAGAGTTATTAGAAGATATCCTCGTAATTGGCAAAATCGAAGCCAATACCTTGCAGTTTCAACCGGTTTCCTTAAACCTCGAAAAATTTTGCCGTCAACTGGTAGAAGAGCAGCAGCTCAACGACAGCAACCAACACCCGATCGCCTTTCAATATGAAGGCGGCAACTGCGAGGCTCAAATGGATGAAAAACTGCTGCAGCAAATCTTGGGAAATGTCCTCTCAAATGCCATCAAATATTCCCCCGTCGGCAGTACAGTTTCCTTGCACCTCAACTGTCAAAACCAAGAAGCTGTTTTCCAAGTTCAAGACCAGGGCATCGGCATTCCCCAAGCCGATCGAGAGCGGATATTAGAAACTTTTTACCGAGCTACAAATGTCGGCACTATTTCGGGAACCGGTCTCGGTTTAGCAATTGTGAAGAGGGCTGTGGAACTTCACGCCGGCCAACTCGCGATCGACAGTCAAGAAGGAAAAGGCACAACTTTCACTATTACCTTGCCTCTAATTTGCCCTCCCAATCAATAA
- a CDS encoding response regulator → MEILIEINSALKLKMIPVVIMTTSAADEEMLKFYALSARCYITKPIDFSQVAKLVRWIKDWWLVVVTVPK, encoded by the coding sequence TTGGAAATATTAATAGAAATCAACTCAGCACTCAAGTTAAAAATGATTCCAGTGGTAATTATGACAACCTCAGCAGCCGATGAAGAGATGCTCAAGTTTTATGCCCTGTCAGCCCGGTGCTACATCACTAAGCCTATAGATTTTAGTCAAGTCGCTAAGCTGGTGAGATGGATTAAGGATTGGTGGCTGGTGGTGGTGACAGTTCCCAAATAA
- a CDS encoding response regulator, whose translation MSDRSTVRPIEILLIEDSPSDADLAIEVLNQGKILNNLHFVEDGVEAIKFLRRKEPYLRVPRPDLILLDLHLPKKSGIEVLEEIKTDPTLKLIPVVILSTSAAPEDIFKSYSLHANCYITKPVDFVEFTKVVRLIEDFWLAVVKLPLN comes from the coding sequence ATGAGCGATCGAAGCACTGTTAGACCTATAGAGATTCTGCTGATTGAGGATTCTCCCAGCGATGCCGATTTGGCAATAGAAGTCCTCAATCAGGGTAAAATATTGAATAACTTGCATTTTGTGGAGGATGGAGTCGAAGCAATCAAGTTTTTGCGCCGAAAAGAACCCTATCTTAGGGTACCTCGTCCCGATTTGATTTTGCTCGATTTGCATCTGCCAAAAAAAAGCGGTATTGAAGTGCTAGAAGAAATTAAAACTGACCCAACCTTAAAATTAATTCCTGTAGTGATTCTCAGCACTTCAGCAGCTCCAGAAGATATTTTTAAGTCCTACTCGCTCCACGCCAACTGTTACATAACCAAGCCGGTAGACTTCGTAGAATTTACTAAAGTAGTCAGGTTAATTGAGGACTTCTGGCTGGCCGTCGTCAAACTTCCTCTAAATTAA